Within Puntigrus tetrazona isolate hp1 chromosome 17, ASM1883169v1, whole genome shotgun sequence, the genomic segment CAGTACTGAGTCCAGGTCAGCTCACGGAAATTGATGAAATGCTCCTCCCGGCAGCACTTGCTGCTATTTGGGCTGGAGTTACAGTTCCCCTGGGATCTGTTGACATGAAAATGAAGGATTTTAGTTGAGGAACATTTGACCGACGGGTATAAAATACAATGCAAGTCGTGTAAACCGAATAAGCTGCTGTTTAGTAATAGTACTCACCCATATTCATCCAGGTTTAGAGTGTACAGCACAAGTTCAGGTGCACCCATATCTTTCTCCAGGGTGTTTTCCTTCGGGTCCTGTGTGGCAAAGCGCACTCTTTTGGCCATCTCAGCTGCATAGCTACCAGGTCTCTCTCCTTCAGTCCACACCTCCAGATGCAGAGGCGTTTTCTTTTGGGATTTAGACCAGTAATGAATGGCCTGAGTCACGTCAAAGCTCCTCCAGCCAGACTCATGGATGGGAACCAGTCTATTAAAATAGTGAATGCAGACAAATAAGTTCCCAGTCatgctttataaaattaaataccgGAATCGTTcgagcatttatttatgtttttattatatttagacaCGTGTCGTACCTTGAGTCTATGAGTGATGTTCTGTTGGAGCCGTTTTCCAGCACTTCCACCCAGTAGATGCTCACTCTGGCGTTGTTAATGGGTCTGTGGTGCCTTCGCTCAGGTTTGGATGGGTTCTGTGCGGCTGTTTGGAAAAGTTTCAGTTCGGCCATAGTGACCTCTGTGTTTTCTTGCAGTCTGGACTCCATGTCAAACACAAGACGCTGACGGGTTGTGTCGGAGTACTTGATTTCTCCTGTTATATCTGTCAAAAACAGAACATGTAAGATTATAGTTTACGGCAGATGCACTCTAAAATGTTACCACGTGAATGTTTCGGCAacctttttatcattttaaacaattcaTAGCAGTCAAATTGCATATAAACTGGAACTTTAGTTGCAATAATTGTTATAAACTCAAAAATTAACATagcaattatgaaattattttggctaatgttaattttgacatataaatgcaatttaattctATACATTGATGTTGCaacaacaatatatttatacattaacatcaaaaattctataaataattGGTAAATGTTATTAGTCTATGGTTACTTATTGTCTTCCATATTGTCCTTCCATGTTTTTATGTTgatatactttataatattaaaatatagaatattcTGCACAAATTTTGCAAGTGCACTTTATGCATCTATGCTACTTTTTTAACCTATCTATTtaatctatttcaaatattgtttgcattatttgtaactgcatttttaatcgtGTAATATTTCTAAAGAATGCATGATTTTTAAGCAAAATCCTTTATATATGcaactaatttttaaaaaggttttttaactatttaaaaccattgtaaatgtcatatttttttgcatttgttgctgCTCCTTGTTAGTTTAATATACcaaatgcattaactaacgttaaaatatacacattttaaaaatttttttgcaaattgcaAATGTAACCCACCTGCATTCCCATGGATTCCTCTAAGAATTCCCGCCAGGCTTGGCAGAGATCTCCTCCTGCGCTTGTGATGGAGTTTCAGCATGGAAAGATATTTGTTCTTGATGTGAGCTGGGATGACTAGGTTTTCCAGATCTCTCTTCTGAATCCTGGGGAGTTCGGTTAGTCCGAGTTTTTGGAGCATGGCCTGCATCATATCCTCATGGCTGAATCCCTGAGTGAATGAGATCATTGTGGCCCAAATGAACAGCTGGATGAGCAGAGCCATGCTTGATGTAGGGATGCCAGTGTCTCTCTCCTGATTGACTGACTGACTCTCTGAGTCTCTCAGGGTTTATATACAGTCGCCCCTTCCCTCCCTTCCCCACCCCGTCTGGCTCTTCACACCTCAAACAAAGGGGAGACAACCTAAAAAAGACACCCTTCAAAGCTGTGTCCCATTTAGACCACCTATTGTTGCTCATGACTTTTCAAATAGATTCaaagtatgtttattatatatttgatatattttctcATATCAAATATGAATACGTTTTTAGTTACATgttgtataattatttaaactatGTATTTACATAGAATTATTACACTTATTAATCACATTTATCAgcgtatttttacatttaattaaatcgatttcaaaatcagtttttgaGCAAATTTTACATTAAGATTCTTATTGTATGCTTAggtcattatatatttttatgtgttaaattattagttatatttatataaaaaaatttaattagaataaatatatatatatatatatatatatatatatatatatatatatatatatatatatatatatatatatatattatatattatttattataattaaatttatatatatatattttttatatatttttaaatttttttttattatttttttttttttaccagtttaGTCTATTTCAAAGCATGTCATAACTTTAACTtttgatttacatttacttttattaatttattttaattacttttattacatgCATTCTTTCCCGAAGCAGAAGTTAACGTTTTCGTGaagaaaatgtagcttttatttACTCTGCAGCTAATACTTTTCTCTCCTTTATTGTGtgtaattaatgcattatgaCCAGTCTGtctatatttcattttggaCCCTTCTGCTTTCCAGCTGCAACCATCTTTGGTAGGGCAGAGGCGAGAGGAAAGTGTATTGAGAAATGGCCACCCCTGCTGTCATTATTTCACAAACAGAGGCAGTAAATCCAGGAGTGTGTTCAGGGATGTGGATTGGAGGGAGTTTCTCAAGGGGGTGATTATCTGTTACTATTGCAGGACTGCTCAGACCTCTTCTGTCCTGCCAACATGCAACTAAACTTACCCCAGTCTGTGTATTGTGTATTGGGCCGCAGGTTGTCCTGGGATGTCAGACAATGAAGGTACAGGAACGGCTGATGACGGATCACGTCACGTCAGACAGCTAAGCAAATTTACTCGCTACACAGCCACGTTTTCATGGTAATCGTGTTATTATCTGACGCTGTTTGTCAGGATGGGCAAGACAACGAAAATTCAATGTTTACGAATCAACATGCCTATTATTATTCCAAATGAAGTCAACAGTACTACAGATAAGCCGTGCTTTCTCTAGCAAAAATTTAAGAACTAAAATTCATGCAGAATTGAaaaccattatatatatatatatatatatatatatatatatatatatatatatatatatatatatatatatatatacaaatgaaaatctgaaaatttaatttattttaataaataaataaaaaataaaaatagctcaaattaaaaataaataaataataataatacttcactattatatattaatgtttttatttagaagtttttttacattaatcatgtttccatttattattttaaaatcattcatttatatttctaaaacattgtgaattcttttttttaattactcatAACGTAACTCGTTCAGTTCTAAAAATGCTACTGCTGTCATATAAGcgtaaaattattataatttgttgtAAAGACTCATTAAAttttctaaatgtgtgtgtttacacggTTCTATCTCTGTCAAGTCTTTCTGCTTAAAAGTCACCTTAAACGTTTCCTCGACTAAAGACAAGGCAATTTCACatctgacaaataaataaagatagaaagaaaaatgtttatgtagacaaatattaatgttattattaatgccCCGGACgtcattttgatgtttttgcaaatttgaaatatttagaattgtataaacttctgaaggtttttaattgttattacttattgttattattcatgttttatttagtgatttacTAGACCATTATCCTATTTTTCTGGACTCTGGAAGTTAGTATTAGATGTTGTTAAATtatacttaatttaataatacttcATTTGAGCACACTGTGTATTTTCAATGGTAAATTGCATACTTTCTGTCATTATAAGATATCTCAAGAGACGGTCCAGTTAAAATTGTATTGGCCTTAATGTTTTGAATACACACCATCATGACAAAAGATCTTAGGCCTGAGACTTTCAATGACTCATTAGGCCAAACTATTATTTCTAGCTATAGACGGTTGTTTTGGAGGGTGGGGTGTTGCGATTTCTTTGATTTCTTCATGCTGCAGATTCTAGCACATCAATTAATTAGATGATCTAGACTGAAAGTGGCGTTTCTCATTTTCCAATTGCATATGAAAAGGGATCAGAAGGATTAAACCAACAATAACATTGTCCCGTATTTTAGCCCTTTTAATCAAGAGCCCCCAATAAACACAAAAGGTGTTAATGACGAGCGTTATAGAAGCTGTTCATTGAAACCAGCCCAGCTGCACACATCAATGTTTACTGCTATGATGGAGGGCTTTATTTGATCCACTATCAAGACTAATAGAAATGAAATTAAGTTGTTCGGCCGGCTGTTAATACACAGTCTGCTTTGGGTTTCTTTGCTTGAAAATGCCAAGCTAGTTTACTCTGCATCACAGTTTGCCATAAATTCAgttctttcattcattctctcGTTTTCATGGACGTAATGCCCAATAGGTGACGCTGCTTTACAATGAAACTTTTCTTAAACTGTCTGGACAGACTTTTCAGTCCTAAAGGGGGAGCTCTGACATTTATGGAAATAaccaaaatgtagttttatacGTGCATGTGcaaaaatgatatttgtatGATATAAATTGTCATTATATCGCAATAACATCACGCTTTCAGAGGTCCAACTTCATTTTCCATCACTGCTAATTAAATTTAGTGCGGCTTAATAAATCGTAATTAACTTAGGGCTGCAGGTTGTGACATTTGAGACACTCTTTTTTGGCTTTATGTTATTACATTAGGGCTACTTGTTGCACTTGGATGTTTACATTCACTGTGCAGTGAAAGCagctttgcattttatatttcataaacgtttttttaataaaccggCAAACATACCCTACATAAACATGTTggaatatgaattaaaatatgcatatttttccaGCTGTATAGATATAACtataaatagaatagaatagaatagaatagaaaggCAAACACAGTAAGATTCAAACTGCAAACTGCATTAAGGGGCGTACATATATAAGCATAATTAAGGATtaatataaatcttaaaaagGAAAGCATGAACACATGTGACCCCAACCTGCCCCGCCCCCATTcccaaaaaaaagctattacaGAGAGTATTTACAGTATGCATTTTtc encodes:
- the lft2 gene encoding lefty2, whose protein sequence is MALLIQLFIWATMISFTQGFSHEDMMQAMLQKLGLTELPRIQKRDLENLVIPAHIKNKYLSMLKLHHKRRRRSLPSLAGILRGIHGNADITGEIKYSDTTRQRLVFDMESRLQENTEVTMAELKLFQTAAQNPSKPERRHHRPINNARVSIYWVEVLENGSNRTSLIDSRLVPIHESGWRSFDVTQAIHYWSKSQKKTPLHLEVWTEGERPGSYAAEMAKRVRFATQDPKENTLEKDMGAPELVLYTLNLDEYGSQGNCNSSPNSSKCCREEHFINFRELTWTQYWIIEPAGYQAFRCAGGCKQPKRGYYGYGQRTCAVMESAPLPMMYLVKKGDYTEIEVAEFPNMIVEKCGCSMDKIPPV